In the Gasterosteus aculeatus chromosome X, fGasAcu3.hap1.1, whole genome shotgun sequence genome, one interval contains:
- the LOC120808647 gene encoding histone H1 produces MAEEAPAAAAAAAPKAAKKKASRPKTVGPSVSDLIVKTVGASKERSGVSAAAVKKALTAGGYDVDKNKARVKTAIKSLVAKGTLVQVKGIGASGSFKVSKTTADKPAKKAAPKAKKPAAKKPAAAKKPKAAAVKKVVAAKKSPKKAKKPAAAKKVAKSPKKVAKSPKKAAKSPKKVVKKAPAAKKTPVKKVAKPKAKKAAPKKK; encoded by the coding sequence ATGGCAGAAGAAGCTCCAGctgcggccgccgccgccgcgcccaaagCGGCCAAGAAGAAGGCGTCCAGGCCGAAGACGGTCGGTCCCAGCGTCTCCGACCTCATCGTGAAAACCGTGGGCGCGtccaaggagcggagcggcgtgtccgctgccgccgtcaagaaggctctgaccgccggaggatacgatgtggacaagaacaaggcccgcgtcaagaccgccatcaagagcctggtggccaaggggactctggtccaggtcaaggggatcggggcctccggctccttcaaggtgagcaagaccaccgccgacaaaccggcaaagaaagccgctcctaaagccaagaagcccgcggccaagaaacccgcagcggccaaaaagcccaaagcagcggcagtgaagaaagttgtagccgctaagaagtcaccgaagaaggccaagaaacccgcagcggccaagaaggtggccaagagccccaagaaggtagcaaagagccccaagaaggcggccaagagccccaagaaggtggtgaaaaaggcccCCGCAGCCAAGAAAACCCCCGTGAAGAAGGTCGCTAAgcccaaagccaagaaagcagcacccaagaagaagtaa
- the LOC120808645 gene encoding histone H4: MSGRGKGGKGLGKGGAKRHRKVLRDNIQGITKPAIRRLARRGGVKRISGLIYEETRGVLKVFLENVIRDAVTYTEHAKRKTVTAMDVVYALKRQGRTLYGFGG; this comes from the coding sequence atgagcggaagaggaaagggaggaaagggactcggcaaaggaggcgccaagcgtcaccgtaaagtcctccgCGACAACATCCAGGGCATCACCAAGCCCGCtatccgccgtctggctcgccgcggcggagtgaagcgcatctccggtctgatctacgaggagacccgcggtgtgctgaaggtcttcctggagaacgtgatccgcgatgccgtcacctacaccgagcacgccaagaggaagacggtgaccgccatggatgtggtctacgccctgaagagacagggacgcaccctGTACGGCTTCGGGGGATAA